The Eurosta solidaginis isolate ZX-2024a chromosome 4, ASM4086904v1, whole genome shotgun sequence genome includes a window with the following:
- the comr gene encoding uncharacterized protein comr isoform X2, which translates to MYAMSYIKSSTEANTYVTRQDILNFPFPYKLWLVVHMDFCDFLRWNRDGTVILLDLIALEDYLNTTRSIFKIKNRSVFLDHLEQFKFDRLNSMPEAEEDLLLQYKNENFQRHRLDLLAKIRRHTYQLLGEIEDENTNAAEGTAQMQRLAEELKYRHVADRMLGDLCFMSHGGLSNIQKSRLRFQTILSFQNETRILEEKLQASDDYAAVQAQQRRLKSDVSGRAAMAVAEEEQVIELPVDLFENPHDSILHLGDDFRPEYAGYYGNCCKEQVLHFFGDYLPMYEDGSMEVKKIVAEMCNTHNQLTSSSVEDQLCGQTEMNERNFNLGSSEPLQQVLPSLNLSSTLEPIFKNDDEDNDNQIESHDAKNIYYGINDSEADISMDEFIKFKANDKEDAKKINVDTGKDFPQMPAAVKLEITDESDSENEANFRNFFSQYRASLNLLYERH; encoded by the exons ATGTACGCCATGTCTTATAtaaaaag CTCCACTGAAGCAAACACTTATGTTACTAGACAAGACATTTTGAACTTtccatttccatacaaattgtgGCTAGTTGTCCACATGGATTTTTGCGATTTTCTACGTTGGAATCGTGATGGCACTGTTATTCTTCTTGATTTAATAGCGCTAGAGGACTACTTAAATACAACGCGttctatatttaaaataaaaaatcgcTCAGTATTTCTCGATCATCTTGAACAATTTAAATTTGATAGATTGAACTCGATGCCGGAAGCGGAAGAGGATTTACTGTtgcaatataaaaatgaaaattttcagcgACACCGCCTGGACCTTTTAGCAAAAATTCGTCGACATACTTATCAGCTGTTAGGTGAAATTGAAGATGAGAACACGAATGCTGCGGAAGGTACCGCACAGATGCAGCGGTTGGCGGAGGAACTTAAATATCGTCACGTAGCCGATCGAATGTTGGGAGATTTGTGCTTTATGTCTCATGGTGGTCTATCAAACATCCAAAAGAGCCGCCTGCGATTTCAAACAATTTTAAGCTTTCAAAATGAAACACGaattttagaagaaaaattgCAAGCGTCTGATGACTATGCAGCTGTACAAGCTCAACAACGACGCCTTAAGTCTGATGTTTCGGGACGCGCAGCTATGGCGGTTGCGGAGGAAGAGCAAGTTATAGAACTACCCGTAGATTTATTTGAGAATCCGCATGACTCAATTTTACACTTGGGAGATGATTTTCGACCAGAATATGCAGGTTACTATGGAAACTGTTGTAAAGAACAGGTATTGCATTTCTTTGGCGACTACTTGCCAATGTATGAAGATGGTTCAATGGaggtaaaaaaaattgttgcagaAATGTG TAATACTCACAATCAACTCACTTCATCATCAGTTGAGGATCAATTATGTGGCCAAACTGAAATGAATGAACGTAATTTCAATTTGGGCTCATCAGAACCATTACAACAAGTACtgccatcattaaatttatcttCAACATTGGAACCTATTTTCAAGAATGATGATGAAGATAATGATAATCAAATTGAAAGCCACgatgcaaaaaatatttattacggAATTAATGATTCCGAAGCAGACATTTCAATGGACGAATTTATCAAATTCAAAGCTAACGATAAGGAAGATGCAAAAAAAATTAACGTCGATACCGGAAAAGACTTTCCGCAAATGCCAGCTGCAGTTAAATTGGAAATAACTGATGAATCAGATTCGGAAAATGAAGCGAATTTCCGCAATTTCTTTAGTCAATATCGGGCATCCTTGAACTTATTATATGAACGCCATTGA
- the comr gene encoding uncharacterized protein comr isoform X4 — translation MYAMSYIKRLNSMPEAEEDLLLQYKNENFQRHRLDLLAKIRRHTYQLLGEIEDENTNAAEGTAQMQRLAEELKYRHVADRMLGDLCFMSHGGLSNIQKSRLRFQTILSFQNETRILEEKLQASDDYAAVQAQQRRLKSDVSGRAAMAVAEEEQVIELPVDLFENPHDSILHLGDDFRPEYAGYYGNCCKEQVLHFFGDYLPMYEDGSMEVKKIVAEMCNTHNQLTSSSVEDQLCGQTEMNERNFNLGSSEPLQQVLPSLNLSSTLEPIFKNDDEDNDNQIESHDAKNIYYGINDSEADISMDEFIKFKANDKEDAKKINVDTGKDFPQMPAAVKLEITDESDSENEANFRNFFSQYRASLNLLYERH, via the exons ATGTACGCCATGTCTTATAtaaaaag ATTGAACTCGATGCCGGAAGCGGAAGAGGATTTACTGTtgcaatataaaaatgaaaattttcagcgACACCGCCTGGACCTTTTAGCAAAAATTCGTCGACATACTTATCAGCTGTTAGGTGAAATTGAAGATGAGAACACGAATGCTGCGGAAGGTACCGCACAGATGCAGCGGTTGGCGGAGGAACTTAAATATCGTCACGTAGCCGATCGAATGTTGGGAGATTTGTGCTTTATGTCTCATGGTGGTCTATCAAACATCCAAAAGAGCCGCCTGCGATTTCAAACAATTTTAAGCTTTCAAAATGAAACACGaattttagaagaaaaattgCAAGCGTCTGATGACTATGCAGCTGTACAAGCTCAACAACGACGCCTTAAGTCTGATGTTTCGGGACGCGCAGCTATGGCGGTTGCGGAGGAAGAGCAAGTTATAGAACTACCCGTAGATTTATTTGAGAATCCGCATGACTCAATTTTACACTTGGGAGATGATTTTCGACCAGAATATGCAGGTTACTATGGAAACTGTTGTAAAGAACAGGTATTGCATTTCTTTGGCGACTACTTGCCAATGTATGAAGATGGTTCAATGGaggtaaaaaaaattgttgcagaAATGTG TAATACTCACAATCAACTCACTTCATCATCAGTTGAGGATCAATTATGTGGCCAAACTGAAATGAATGAACGTAATTTCAATTTGGGCTCATCAGAACCATTACAACAAGTACtgccatcattaaatttatcttCAACATTGGAACCTATTTTCAAGAATGATGATGAAGATAATGATAATCAAATTGAAAGCCACgatgcaaaaaatatttattacggAATTAATGATTCCGAAGCAGACATTTCAATGGACGAATTTATCAAATTCAAAGCTAACGATAAGGAAGATGCAAAAAAAATTAACGTCGATACCGGAAAAGACTTTCCGCAAATGCCAGCTGCAGTTAAATTGGAAATAACTGATGAATCAGATTCGGAAAATGAAGCGAATTTCCGCAATTTCTTTAGTCAATATCGGGCATCCTTGAACTTATTATATGAACGCCATTGA
- the comr gene encoding uncharacterized protein comr isoform X3: protein MKINNFVISLEDYLNTTRSIFKIKNRSVFLDHLEQFKFDRLNSMPEAEEDLLLQYKNENFQRHRLDLLAKIRRHTYQLLGEIEDENTNAAEGTAQMQRLAEELKYRHVADRMLGDLCFMSHGGLSNIQKSRLRFQTILSFQNETRILEEKLQASDDYAAVQAQQRRLKSDVSGRAAMAVAEEEQVIELPVDLFENPHDSILHLGDDFRPEYAGYYGNCCKEQVLHFFGDYLPMYEDGSMEVKKIVAEMCNTHNQLTSSSVEDQLCGQTEMNERNFNLGSSEPLQQVLPSLNLSSTLEPIFKNDDEDNDNQIESHDAKNIYYGINDSEADISMDEFIKFKANDKEDAKKINVDTGKDFPQMPAAVKLEITDESDSENEANFRNFFSQYRASLNLLYERH from the exons ATGAAGATAAATAATTTCGTTATAT CGCTAGAGGACTACTTAAATACAACGCGttctatatttaaaataaaaaatcgcTCAGTATTTCTCGATCATCTTGAACAATTTAAATTTGATAGATTGAACTCGATGCCGGAAGCGGAAGAGGATTTACTGTtgcaatataaaaatgaaaattttcagcgACACCGCCTGGACCTTTTAGCAAAAATTCGTCGACATACTTATCAGCTGTTAGGTGAAATTGAAGATGAGAACACGAATGCTGCGGAAGGTACCGCACAGATGCAGCGGTTGGCGGAGGAACTTAAATATCGTCACGTAGCCGATCGAATGTTGGGAGATTTGTGCTTTATGTCTCATGGTGGTCTATCAAACATCCAAAAGAGCCGCCTGCGATTTCAAACAATTTTAAGCTTTCAAAATGAAACACGaattttagaagaaaaattgCAAGCGTCTGATGACTATGCAGCTGTACAAGCTCAACAACGACGCCTTAAGTCTGATGTTTCGGGACGCGCAGCTATGGCGGTTGCGGAGGAAGAGCAAGTTATAGAACTACCCGTAGATTTATTTGAGAATCCGCATGACTCAATTTTACACTTGGGAGATGATTTTCGACCAGAATATGCAGGTTACTATGGAAACTGTTGTAAAGAACAGGTATTGCATTTCTTTGGCGACTACTTGCCAATGTATGAAGATGGTTCAATGGaggtaaaaaaaattgttgcagaAATGTG TAATACTCACAATCAACTCACTTCATCATCAGTTGAGGATCAATTATGTGGCCAAACTGAAATGAATGAACGTAATTTCAATTTGGGCTCATCAGAACCATTACAACAAGTACtgccatcattaaatttatcttCAACATTGGAACCTATTTTCAAGAATGATGATGAAGATAATGATAATCAAATTGAAAGCCACgatgcaaaaaatatttattacggAATTAATGATTCCGAAGCAGACATTTCAATGGACGAATTTATCAAATTCAAAGCTAACGATAAGGAAGATGCAAAAAAAATTAACGTCGATACCGGAAAAGACTTTCCGCAAATGCCAGCTGCAGTTAAATTGGAAATAACTGATGAATCAGATTCGGAAAATGAAGCGAATTTCCGCAATTTCTTTAGTCAATATCGGGCATCCTTGAACTTATTATATGAACGCCATTGA
- the comr gene encoding uncharacterized protein comr isoform X1, which translates to MQNHFLPLLSTMDSSTEANTYVTRQDILNFPFPYKLWLVVHMDFCDFLRWNRDGTVILLDLIALEDYLNTTRSIFKIKNRSVFLDHLEQFKFDRLNSMPEAEEDLLLQYKNENFQRHRLDLLAKIRRHTYQLLGEIEDENTNAAEGTAQMQRLAEELKYRHVADRMLGDLCFMSHGGLSNIQKSRLRFQTILSFQNETRILEEKLQASDDYAAVQAQQRRLKSDVSGRAAMAVAEEEQVIELPVDLFENPHDSILHLGDDFRPEYAGYYGNCCKEQVLHFFGDYLPMYEDGSMEVKKIVAEMCNTHNQLTSSSVEDQLCGQTEMNERNFNLGSSEPLQQVLPSLNLSSTLEPIFKNDDEDNDNQIESHDAKNIYYGINDSEADISMDEFIKFKANDKEDAKKINVDTGKDFPQMPAAVKLEITDESDSENEANFRNFFSQYRASLNLLYERH; encoded by the exons ATGCAAAACCACTTTTTGCCACTTTTATCTACAATGGATAGCTCCACTGAAGCAAACACTTATGTTACTAGACAAGACATTTTGAACTTtccatttccatacaaattgtgGCTAGTTGTCCACATGGATTTTTGCGATTTTCTACGTTGGAATCGTGATGGCACTGTTATTCTTCTTGATTTAATAGCGCTAGAGGACTACTTAAATACAACGCGttctatatttaaaataaaaaatcgcTCAGTATTTCTCGATCATCTTGAACAATTTAAATTTGATAGATTGAACTCGATGCCGGAAGCGGAAGAGGATTTACTGTtgcaatataaaaatgaaaattttcagcgACACCGCCTGGACCTTTTAGCAAAAATTCGTCGACATACTTATCAGCTGTTAGGTGAAATTGAAGATGAGAACACGAATGCTGCGGAAGGTACCGCACAGATGCAGCGGTTGGCGGAGGAACTTAAATATCGTCACGTAGCCGATCGAATGTTGGGAGATTTGTGCTTTATGTCTCATGGTGGTCTATCAAACATCCAAAAGAGCCGCCTGCGATTTCAAACAATTTTAAGCTTTCAAAATGAAACACGaattttagaagaaaaattgCAAGCGTCTGATGACTATGCAGCTGTACAAGCTCAACAACGACGCCTTAAGTCTGATGTTTCGGGACGCGCAGCTATGGCGGTTGCGGAGGAAGAGCAAGTTATAGAACTACCCGTAGATTTATTTGAGAATCCGCATGACTCAATTTTACACTTGGGAGATGATTTTCGACCAGAATATGCAGGTTACTATGGAAACTGTTGTAAAGAACAGGTATTGCATTTCTTTGGCGACTACTTGCCAATGTATGAAGATGGTTCAATGGaggtaaaaaaaattgttgcagaAATGTG TAATACTCACAATCAACTCACTTCATCATCAGTTGAGGATCAATTATGTGGCCAAACTGAAATGAATGAACGTAATTTCAATTTGGGCTCATCAGAACCATTACAACAAGTACtgccatcattaaatttatcttCAACATTGGAACCTATTTTCAAGAATGATGATGAAGATAATGATAATCAAATTGAAAGCCACgatgcaaaaaatatttattacggAATTAATGATTCCGAAGCAGACATTTCAATGGACGAATTTATCAAATTCAAAGCTAACGATAAGGAAGATGCAAAAAAAATTAACGTCGATACCGGAAAAGACTTTCCGCAAATGCCAGCTGCAGTTAAATTGGAAATAACTGATGAATCAGATTCGGAAAATGAAGCGAATTTCCGCAATTTCTTTAGTCAATATCGGGCATCCTTGAACTTATTATATGAACGCCATTGA